A segment of the Acidobacteriota bacterium genome:
GAGCGTTTCGAACTGTCCTACGAATCGCTCGTCGCTGGTGAACTGCGTGCAGTGCGCGTCGCGCTGCTTGTACTCGGCGGCAAACTTCTCTTTGAAGCGTTGGAAGTCGCCGGCGGAATCCCACTGGTCGATGGTCGCGTAGTGGCCGGCTTCCACTCCAACGACGTCAGGGTCGCGCAGCAGCGTGGTGCCAAGGTATCCCGCGCCCTGGCGAAAGAACTGCGCCCAGTCGCCGCGCGCGCCGTAATACTTCTCGAAGGCGTCTGCCTTGGCGCGGTGCACGCGATATTCCCAAATGACTTGCAGCATTATCTGATCCCCACCAGCCCGCGTACCGAGTCGATGAGCTTCTGCGGATCGTAGCCCACGCCATCCTTGAACACGGTGTCCACCTTCTCGATGTCGGCGATGTTCTTGTCGGGCGAACCATTGACCAGGATGAGGTCGGCGGCTTTGCCGGGCGCGATCGTGCCTACCTCATTCTCGATGCCAAGGTAGCGCGCGCCATTCTGCGTGCAGATCTGGATGGCCTCGAGCGGCGTGAATCCGGCTTCCACCAGCAGTTCGACCTCGCGCTGCGAGCCGAAGCCGGCGAGCGTGCCGCCATTGCCGGTCGGGTCGGTGCCGGCGACGAGCAGTCCGCCGGCCTTCGCGAACGCGCGCTCGAACTGCATCTCCATCTGGAAAAGCTTGCCCCACGGCGCCGTGGGCGAGCCGTAGTGCTGTTGGTTGCGCGCCGGATCGTCGAGGCGCGCGCGCGAGGCGAGGAAGTTGACCTTCGCGGTATCGCTCATCGCGTTCAGCACGCGGGCCGGCGTGGCGTCACGCCCCGGAACAAACATCTCGAACACCGGCAGCGTCGAAGTCACCGCCACCTTTTTCTGGACGAGCTCGCGGATGGTCTGCTGGATCTCCGCGCCGTTCACGTCCATGGTCGCAAGGTGCAACGACACCTTGGTCGTGTCGGGACACACGTCCAGCTTCTTCTCGGGATAGAACTCGGTGTCTACGATCAGCCCGTGCTCCAGGTCGTCGATGCCGAGGTTCGCGGCCTCGCGGAATCCGACGGAGCAAAGATGTCCGGTGAGCTTCAGCTTGCGGGCGTGTGCTTCGTCGATGGCGGCCTTGAGTTCGGCGCGCGTGATCACGTTGTAAGCCTTGAACGAGGTCGCGCCCTCACCTGCCCAGAACGCGACCGTGCTGCGCGCTTCCTGCGGACTGCCCAGGCCATGCAGTTGCAGGATGGGCGCCGGGCTGCCTTCAAGATACGGACCGGTCACGTGCATCTTCGGGCCGACGGCATTTCCAGCGTCGATGGCTTTCTTCAGTTCGATGTCGGTATAAGGCTCGATCGAGCCGCCGGTGCGCAGCGAGGTCACGCCGGTTGCGAGGTAGAGGCGCGGAAAGCTGAACGGCATCTCGTGGAACACGCCGCCGCCCGCGGGATAGAACATGTGCTCGTGTAAAAGGACGAGCCCGGGAAGCACGGTCATGCCGGTCGCGTCGATGGTCCTGGCGTCTCTGGCATCGACTTTGGCGATGCCGGGCGCGATGAGCCGGATCCTCCCACTATTGATGACGATGGTCTGGTCTTCCTTCGCGGCGGCACCCGTGCCATCGATCACGCGGACGTGCATCAGCACGACGTCCGGCGCGTCTACTTTCACGTACTGTCTCACCTCGGGCGAGAGCGTCTGTGCGCCGGCGGAGGTCGCAAGCAGGACCGCAACTAGGACGGCGAACAGCAACATGAGCGCTAGCTTTTTCATGGGCCACGGATTCTACACCGCCCACGGCCTGCTAGCGGCGAGCAGCTATCAGTTGTCAGCCAGATGCTAGAATCATTCATTACTACTCGCGATCACCCGCGCTGTTCCGCTCCCATATGGACCGCAAGTTCATCCGCAATTTCGCCATCATCGCGCACATCGACCACGGCAAATCCACGCTTGCCGACCGGCTGCTCGAGCTCACCGGCTCAGTGACGGCGCGCGAGATGCAAGCGCAGGTACTCGACGACATGGAGCTGGAGCGCGAGCGCGGCATCACCATCAAGGCGCACGCCGTCCGCATGAAGTACATCGCGAAAGACGGACAGGAGTACCAGCTCAACCTCATCGACACGCCCGGGCACGTGGACTTCAGCTATGAGGTCTCGCGCTCACTCGCTTCCTGCGAGGGCGCGCTGCTGGTGGTGGACGCCTCGCAAGGCGTGGAAGCGCAGACGCTGGCCAACTCCTACCTCGCCATCAATCACGGGCTTGACCTGATCCCGGTGATCAACAAGATCGACCTGCCCTCGGCCGAGGTCGAGCGCGTGAAAGAGATGATCGAGACCGCCATCGGACTCGACACCAAGGACGCGCTGCTGGTCAGCGCCAAGACCGGCGCCGGCGTCCCGGAGGTGCTCGAGGCCATCGTGCAGCGCATCCCGCATCCCAAGGGATACGCGAAGAACCATCTCCAGGCGCTGATCTTCGATTCCTGGTTCGATCCCTACCGCGGCGTCGTGGTGCTCGTCCGCGTCTTCCAGGGGACGGTGAATAAAGGCGACCGGATCCGGCTGTGGTCGAACGGCAAGAACTTCGAGGTGGAGAATCTCGGCGTGCTCACGCCCAAGCCGGTCGAGGTGGAGACGCTGGTCGCCGGCGAGGTCGGCTTCCTGCTCGCGAACTTGAAGAACGTGGGCGACACCAAGATCGGCGACACCGTGACGCACGAGGACCGGCCTGCGATCGAGCCGCTGCCCGGCTTCGAAGAGATCAAGCCCATGGTCTTCGCCGGGCTCTACACCGTGGACGCGCACGAGCACACCGCCCTGCGCGAGGCGCTCGAAAAACTGCGGCTCAACGATTCCTCGTTCTTCTTCGAGCCGGAGAGTTCGGTCGCGCTCGGCTTCGGCTTCCGCTGCGGCTTCCTCGGCCTCTTGCACATGGAGATCATCCAGGAGCGGCTCGAGCGCGAGTACAACCTCGAACTCATCATCACCGCGCCGGGCGTGCGCTTCAAGGTCACGAAGACGGACGGGACGTTAGTCGAGATCGACAACCCTTCGCGCTGGCCCAACCCGAGCGAGATCGCCAAGGTGGAGGAGCCGGTCATCGTGGCCACCATCCTCACCACGGAGGAGTACGTGGGCGGCATCCTGAAGCTGGTGGAAGATAAGCGCGGCAAGCAGAAGGGGTTCGAGTACGTGAGCGGGACGCGCGTGATGTTGACTTACGAGCTGCCGCTGGTCGAGATCGTGCTCGATTTCTACGACCGGCTGAAGTCGGTCTCCCGCGGATACGCCTCGCTCGACTACCACCTCTCCGGCTACTGGGAATCGCCCATGGTGAAGCTCGACATCATGGTGGCGGGCGAGCCGGTGGACGCGCTCTCGCTCATCGTACATCGCGACTTCGCCTACGACCGCGGACGCGCGCTGGTCTCGAAGATGCGCGAGCTCATCCCGCGACAGATGTTCGAGGTCGCTATCCAGGCGGCCATCGGCGCGAAGATCATCGCGCGCGAGACGGTGAGCGCCATCCGCAAGAACGTGATCGCCAAGTGCTACGGCGGCGACATCTCACGCAAGCGCAAGCTGCTGGAAAAACAAAAAGCAGGCAAGAAACGGATGAAGCGCATCGGCCGCGTCGACATTCCGCAGGAAGCCTTCCTCGCCGTGCTGCGTGTAGGCGAGGAATAAGAGACGGGTGAGCGCGCAGCGAGCGCGGTATAGCGCGAGCAGAGCGCGCGGGGCGCAGCAGCCAGCCAAGCGCGTAGCGCGCGGGCGCCTGTGTTGCTGCGACCCTCAATAAGACGAAGCCTTTTCGCACCGCGGCAGGGCAGATGGCCTGGCACGCGGCGGGCAGGTTTTACGCGGGTCTCCGGCGTTTTGCTCATCCCGGCTGTGCAAAACTCCCTGCACGCCGCCACGCGGTTTTCCAGCCGCTAGGTAGGCCCGCTTTCCGGCGGGCCTTAGAAAGATAAACGCAACATTCCATTCCACTTTGTTGAATGTCGCGGAATGGATGCAATCTGTGTAACTCGCTGAAACGACTTTGTAACCTTGGCCGCACGTCCCGCTCTTGCACAGGGTTTTCCACGAGGTGGCGGAAAATTCTGCGCTGCGTTTATTAAACGGCTCCGCAACTCCGCAGCGGCGCCCTCGAAAGCGATGACCCCTCGGAGTGACGACGCCTCACCGGCCACCGAGGATGAAGCGCACCGTGACCTGCGCTTCCACTTCCACCGGCGTCCCATTCAGCTGATACGGACGAAAGCGCCACTGCGAGACGGCGCCGACGGCGGCGGAAGTGAGCAGCGGATGTCCGCTGACGACCTGCAGACCCTCGATCCTGCCATCCTTGCCGATGATCGCGCGCAGCACGACCTCGCCCTGGACGCGGGTGAGCTTGGCGAGCGAGGGATAGACCGGATCGACGCGATGCAGGATCATGGCTTCGTCCACGCGGGAGATCACCGGGCGATGCGGCGGTGGCGGAATGTTGGCGGCGGCGATCAGGTTCGTGCCCGTGCCGCCGGGCACGCAACCCGGACATCCCCACGGCGCCGATGGCCCACTGTCACCGGTATTGGGACCGCCGCCCGTGCGCGGACGCGCCTGTCCGTAGGACAGCC
Coding sequences within it:
- a CDS encoding antibiotic biosynthesis monooxygenase, which codes for MLQVIWEYRVHRAKADAFEKYYGARGDWAQFFRQGAGYLGTTLLRDPDVVGVEAGHYATIDQWDSAGDFQRFKEKFAAEYKQRDAHCTQFTSDERFVGQFETL
- the lepA gene encoding translation elongation factor 4, with protein sequence MDRKFIRNFAIIAHIDHGKSTLADRLLELTGSVTAREMQAQVLDDMELERERGITIKAHAVRMKYIAKDGQEYQLNLIDTPGHVDFSYEVSRSLASCEGALLVVDASQGVEAQTLANSYLAINHGLDLIPVINKIDLPSAEVERVKEMIETAIGLDTKDALLVSAKTGAGVPEVLEAIVQRIPHPKGYAKNHLQALIFDSWFDPYRGVVVLVRVFQGTVNKGDRIRLWSNGKNFEVENLGVLTPKPVEVETLVAGEVGFLLANLKNVGDTKIGDTVTHEDRPAIEPLPGFEEIKPMVFAGLYTVDAHEHTALREALEKLRLNDSSFFFEPESSVALGFGFRCGFLGLLHMEIIQERLEREYNLELIITAPGVRFKVTKTDGTLVEIDNPSRWPNPSEIAKVEEPVIVATILTTEEYVGGILKLVEDKRGKQKGFEYVSGTRVMLTYELPLVEIVLDFYDRLKSVSRGYASLDYHLSGYWESPMVKLDIMVAGEPVDALSLIVHRDFAYDRGRALVSKMRELIPRQMFEVAIQAAIGAKIIARETVSAIRKNVIAKCYGGDISRKRKLLEKQKAGKKRMKRIGRVDIPQEAFLAVLRVGEE
- a CDS encoding amidohydrolase family protein — encoded protein: MKKLALMLLFAVLVAVLLATSAGAQTLSPEVRQYVKVDAPDVVLMHVRVIDGTGAAAKEDQTIVINSGRIRLIAPGIAKVDARDARTIDATGMTVLPGLVLLHEHMFYPAGGGVFHEMPFSFPRLYLATGVTSLRTGGSIEPYTDIELKKAIDAGNAVGPKMHVTGPYLEGSPAPILQLHGLGSPQEARSTVAFWAGEGATSFKAYNVITRAELKAAIDEAHARKLKLTGHLCSVGFREAANLGIDDLEHGLIVDTEFYPEKKLDVCPDTTKVSLHLATMDVNGAEIQQTIRELVQKKVAVTSTLPVFEMFVPGRDATPARVLNAMSDTAKVNFLASRARLDDPARNQQHYGSPTAPWGKLFQMEMQFERAFAKAGGLLVAGTDPTGNGGTLAGFGSQREVELLVEAGFTPLEAIQICTQNGARYLGIENEVGTIAPGKAADLILVNGSPDKNIADIEKVDTVFKDGVGYDPQKLIDSVRGLVGIR
- a CDS encoding TonB family protein; this encodes MSSHGLFDDVLLETTRGERRRRKLTLFATLAGEAVVLAALIAIPLLYLDAVPGYSVHASTLALPLTPAPAGEPDAPRDAGTPSARGGPSVVLIPVTDAPLDPRLSYGQARPRTGGGPNTGDSGPSAPWGCPGCVPGGTGTNLIAAANIPPPPHRPVISRVDEAMILHRVDPVYPSLAKLTRVQGEVVLRAIIGKDGRIEGLQVVSGHPLLTSAAVGAVSQWRFRPYQLNGTPVEVEAQVTVRFILGGR